A segment of the Knoellia sp. p5-6-4 genome:
GAACGGTCACGGAGGCTCCGGCTCGACCTCGGCGCAGTCGAGCTCCGGCAGCCGGGCGGGCGACGTGATGTTCGCGCAGATGATGATCCCCCACCACCGGCAGGCCATCGAGATGGCCGACCTCGCCCTGGCGAACTCCTCGACATCCCCTGATGTCGAGAGGCTGGCCCAGCAGATCAAGGCCGCCCAGGACCCGGAGATCGCGACGATGACGAGCTGGCTTAGCGAGTGGGGAGCTCCGACCTCGGCATCGATGGACCACGGGACCAGCGGCATGATGTCCGTGGCGGACATGGCATCGCTGGAGTCGGCACAGGGCGCCGAGTTCAACCGGCTCTGGCTGGAGATGATGATCGCCCACCACCAGGGCGCCGTCACGATGGCCCAGGACGTCCTCTCCTCCACCGAGGACGCCGAGGTCAAGGGACTCGCCCAGGCGGTCGTGGAGGGGCAGAAGAAGGAGATCGCCACCATGCAGGGCCTGCTCAAGTGAGCTCCGTAGGACCACGGCGACCCGTCGCCCTGGCCCTGAGCGCGCTGGCCTGTGCGACCTCGTTGGGGCTATCGGCGTGTGCGAGCAGGGGGACGGTGGCGACCGACGCCACTGCGGTGCCGTCCCCGCGCGTGACCGCGGCACCTGACCCGAGCTCCGCCCCGGCTGCCACCACCGCAAAGCCCTCAGCCACACCGACTGCGCGGGCACTGCCGTCGGCTCACGTCCACGCCGTGGCCCGCGAGCCCGGCACCGGAGAAGTCCTCGTGGCGACGCACGAGGGACTCTACGTCTACGGGAAGGGCGAGCCACGCAAGGTCGGCCCCACCATCGACCTCATGGGGTTCACGGTGGCAGGGCCCGGCCACTACTACGCCTCCGGCCACCCCGGGCCTGGCGTGGACCTCCCGCAGCCGGCAGGCCTCCTCGAGAGCCGTGATGGCGGCCGGTCCTGGACGGTGCTCTCCCGCGGGGGTTCATCGGACTTCCACGCCCTCGCCGCGACCCCGGAACGCGTCCTCGGGTTCGACGGAACCGTGCGCACCACCACGGACGGCCGTACCTGGGAGACCGGCGACCTCGCCTCACCACCGAGGAGCCTCGCCATCTCGCCCGATGGTCGACGAGTCCTTGCCACCACCGCCGACGGGCTCATGGGCTCCGACGACGGCGGTCGGCGTTGGGCGCCGATGAAGGGTGCCCCGCTCCTGCTGTTCGTCGACTGGGCCGGCGGACAGACGGTCGCAGGACTGTCGCCGGAGGGTCGCCTCCACCTGAGCACGGACGCCGGCAGGTCGTGGCAGACCACGAAGGCGGGAGCCTCCGACATCCAGGCGCTCGACGCCACAGGCAGCGGGAAGACCCTCGAGGTCGTCGCCGCCACCGAGCACCGGCTGGTCACGTTGGAGCGTCTGTTCTGAGCCGGCTCGTACGCTGGTCGGCGTGACCTGGTACTCCCGCGACGAGGCGGCCGAGCGCGCCGGGATCGAGCCGTCCGGCCTCGATCGTCTGGTGGCCCTGGGCATCGTCGCCCCCGACGAGCCGAGTCGCTTCTCGCCGGGTGATGTGCGCCGGGCGCTGATGGCCAAGTCCCTCGAGGATGCGGAGATCCCCTTCGACCACGTGGCCGCAGCCGTCAAGCGCGGGGCGATCTCGTTCGCCTTCCTGGACGCCGCGGCATACGAGCGCTTTGCCGCCCTCGGAGGTGAGACGTTCAGGCAGGTCAGCGATCGCACCGGGGTTGCCCTTGACCTGTTGATGGGCGTCCGGGAAGCCACCGGCTCCGCGCCACCGGAGCCGGACGACCGGCTGCGTGAGGACGAGATGGCGGTCGTGCCGTTCCTCCAGCTGCAGGTCGATGCCGGCTTCAGGTGGCCACGACGCGGTCGAGCGACGGCATGACATCACTGTGTCGGGGACGTCATCGGGTGGGTTTCGACGTCATGCCCGGCGCACAGTTCTGGCCCGGGCCCTTCAGGGGACCTCAGGGGATGCCGAAGGCCCCGGGCCGCTTTGCGGGTGCACTCGGCGGCAGGGGAGGATGACTCACCCGGACACCCCCCCGCCGAGAGGACTCATCGACGTGGCAGGACGGCACGCCCACGCCCACAGACGTCGCGGTGACGGCCCGACCCCGCCGAAGGTCCTGGCCGGCGTCGGTGCGCTGCTCATCCTCGTCGCGCTCGCCATGGTGTGGCTCTGGCCGGACAGCTCGGTCGAGGCGCCCGGTGGCAGCACCCAGCAGGTCGAGGGCGTGGTGGCCAGCATCGCGCAACAGCCCTGTCCGCAGCGACCGACCGAGAGTCCCGGAGGGGCACCAGCCCCGACGGGTCCCTGCGGCACGACCCAGGTGCGCCTGACCACCGGCGACGGCGAGGGCAGCACGGTCACGGTCCCGCTCCCGACCGGCACCGGCGCGCCGACCGTCGCGGTCGGTGACGAGGTCGCGCTGTCCTACTCGGCGGGCAACCCGCCGGGCACGCAGTACGCCATCGTCGACCACCTGCGGGGCACCCAGCTGTGGGTGCTCGTCGGTGCGTTCGTGCTTGCCGTGGTGGCGTTCGGGCGGTGGCGTGGGGTCTCCGCGCTGCTGGGACTGGCCTTCACGTTCGCCGTCATCCTGGGCTTCGTGATCCCGGCCATCCTCGACGGCAAGCCGCCGCTGGCCGTCGCGATCGTCGGGTGTGCCGCCATCGTGCTGGTCGTGCTGTACCTCACCCACGGCATCGGTCGAACCACCACCGTCGCCGTGGCGGGCACCATCGTCAGCCTGCTCATCACCGGGGTCCTGTCCGTGGTGGCCGTGCAGACGATGCAGCTCGCGGGAGCTGCCGATGACAGCTCGTTCGCCGTCGGCCAGCTGCACGGCGTCAACCTGCGTGGCCTGCTGTTGGCGGGCATCCTCATCGGCTCCCTCGGCGTCCTCGACGACGTGACGGTCACCCAGGCCGCCACCGTCCAGGAACTGGCCGAGGCCAACCCTGACTACAGCACGGGGACCCTCTACCGAGCCGCCATCCGCGTCGGACGAGCACACATCGCGTCGGTGATCAACACCATCGTGCTCGCCTACGCCGGAGCCTCGCTGCCACTGCTCGTCCTCGTCGTGGCACTTGACGACCCGATCGGACAGGTGCTGTCCGACCAGCTCGTGGCCACCGAACTGGTGCGAAGCATGGTGGGGACGATCGGCCTGATCTCCGCCGTGCCGGTCACGACGGCTGCCGCAGCCTTCGTCACTCGCCGAGCCAGCCGTGACGCCGGGCAGGCGCGAGTCAGGATCAGGACCTAGCCACCGACAAGTCGTCAGTCGCCTCCATTGACGGCCTTGATGATCGTGAACGGAATGCCGAAGACCATGGCGGCCGTGAACTGCTCCACCCGGTCGGCCGTCGTCACCGTCGGCTGACACTCGGGTGAAAGCCGCTGGTCGTGCAGGATCTGTCCGTGCGGCTCCTCGGGAGCCGGGCAGGCCCACAGCTGATGCTGCTGCGCGCCGGCCGCGAACCAGGCTCCGAGCAGGAGGTACAGCACCATGGCGGTCGCCAGGACCTTCAGCGTGGTCGTCACGCCCCCTACAACGCCGGAGGTGCCGCGGGGTTACACCGCGCAACGGTCGCGGTTCGCTCGGTTCACGAGGGCCCCCACCCCTGGCACTCGAAACATGCGGGTTGCGCGGGCGTTCTGCCGGTGCTCGGACTCGCCCGCACCCCTGCTGCTCCTGGTTGCCCAGGGACGTAGCGTCTGATCATGCGATCCGATGACACCGTGTCGTCTCTCGGCCACGGCCACGGCCAGGGCCACGGCCACGGGCACGCCGGGGCGACGCACCGCTGGCGACTGCGCCTCGCGTTCGGACTGGTGGCCGGCTTCTTCGTCGTGGAGCTCGTCGCCGGCCTGCTCTCGGG
Coding sequences within it:
- a CDS encoding YibE/F family protein, whose protein sequence is MAGRHAHAHRRRGDGPTPPKVLAGVGALLILVALAMVWLWPDSSVEAPGGSTQQVEGVVASIAQQPCPQRPTESPGGAPAPTGPCGTTQVRLTTGDGEGSTVTVPLPTGTGAPTVAVGDEVALSYSAGNPPGTQYAIVDHLRGTQLWVLVGAFVLAVVAFGRWRGVSALLGLAFTFAVILGFVIPAILDGKPPLAVAIVGCAAIVLVVLYLTHGIGRTTTVAVAGTIVSLLITGVLSVVAVQTMQLAGAADDSSFAVGQLHGVNLRGLLLAGILIGSLGVLDDVTVTQAATVQELAEANPDYSTGTLYRAAIRVGRAHIASVINTIVLAYAGASLPLLVLVVALDDPIGQVLSDQLVATELVRSMVGTIGLISAVPVTTAAAAFVTRRASRDAGQARVRIRT
- a CDS encoding F510_1955 family glycosylhydrolase; protein product: MTAAPDPSSAPAATTAKPSATPTARALPSAHVHAVAREPGTGEVLVATHEGLYVYGKGEPRKVGPTIDLMGFTVAGPGHYYASGHPGPGVDLPQPAGLLESRDGGRSWTVLSRGGSSDFHALAATPERVLGFDGTVRTTTDGRTWETGDLASPPRSLAISPDGRRVLATTADGLMGSDDGGRRWAPMKGAPLLLFVDWAGGQTVAGLSPEGRLHLSTDAGRSWQTTKAGASDIQALDATGSGKTLEVVAATEHRLVTLERLF
- a CDS encoding DUF305 domain-containing protein, producing MFNTKRSITLAGAGLVAVLLLGACGSDEDVSQSMGGMNGHGGSGSTSAQSSSGSRAGDVMFAQMMIPHHRQAIEMADLALANSSTSPDVERLAQQIKAAQDPEIATMTSWLSEWGAPTSASMDHGTSGMMSVADMASLESAQGAEFNRLWLEMMIAHHQGAVTMAQDVLSSTEDAEVKGLAQAVVEGQKKEIATMQGLLK